DNA sequence from the [Limnothrix rosea] IAM M-220 genome:
CAAGGCAAGACCAATTGTCCAGAAACGTTTGCGATTTAAGATCATTTTTAAGATTTACCTAGCTAAAAATTACCGACCTAAAATTGCTGTGTTGTCACCACCAAAGAAGAAAATCCCGGCAATACAGCCTGTCATCAGAGTGGCAAGGGTTGCCCCCCACAACGCTTTCCAACCCAAAGAACCAATTTCACTGCGGCGCGAGGGAGCAAGATTAGCAAGTCCACCAACGAAAATGCCGTAGGACGGCACATGGGCAAATCCACAGAGAACGTAGCTCACGATCAAAAGGGTGCGATCGCTAAGTGCACCTTCCCGCGCCAAACTAGCGAGCTGGAGATAGGGGGGAATAGATGTTTGCAATACTCGCTGGCCAATTAAAACGGAAGCTTGCCATAGTTCGCTGGGGTCAAGGGAAACACCCGTGAGAAAGGTAAGGGGGAGGAATAATACACCGAAAATATTATTAAGACTAATATTCTCAAAAAGATTACCAATCAAAGCATAAATGGCGTTTTCACTGGTTTGTAGACTCGCAAGGCCAGCAAAGGAACTATCCAGCAGCTTCACTAAACTGACGATCGCAATGAGCACAGCGGCAATACCGACAGCCATTTTCACACCGTCTAAAGCACCAAGAATAATGCTATCCATAATGCTTTGTTTGGGTTTGTCGGGGTCTTCCTCTTCCTTGGGAACGCCGCCCATGGTGACGGGTTCGCCGGTTTCTGGGACGAGGATTTTTGAGATGACAAAGCACGCGGGAATAGTCAAAACCGAGGCCGACATAAGGTGTCCGGTAATGCTCGGAAAGACGGGTAACAAAAATCCTGCGTAAAGTCCCAATACGGTTGAAGCGATGGAGCCGAAGCAACTGGTTAAAATGGCGCACAGTTCGCTGCGAGTCATCTCTGGCAAGAATGGCTTGACGGCGATCGCCGACTCGATACCGACAAAAATATTGGCCGAACCAGATAGGGCTTCAGCGCCACTAATGCCCATAATCTTCCGGAAAAATTTGGCGAAGATGCTGATGATGAAAGGCAGAATACCCAGCCGATACAGTAAACCGACTAAGGCCGAGAAAAAGATAATCAGCGGTAATGCCCGAAACGCAAAGACATAACCGAGATTAAGATTCGCGCCACCCAAAGCAGGACTTGCACCGGGAACATAGGACGAACCAAGGGTATTCACGAGCCATTGAGCTGCCGGACTAATACCAGCACCACCAGTGGGAGCAGGAGGAACCAACACCGCACCAAACATGAAGCGACTGCCTTCTTCCGCGGCGGCGATAAAAGAATTTAGGAGATCATTGAGGAAAACAATAAACTGCTGGGTGATGGGCACGGTAAAGACAAAAAAGCCTATAACCAACTGCATCCCAACGCCAACGCCAATGATTTTCCAAGGGACAATTTTTTTGTTTTCTGAGCCGAGCCACGCGACACCGCACAGCCCGAATATTCCGAGAAAGGAAATCAGATTTAACAGAGGATTCATAAAG
Encoded proteins:
- a CDS encoding NupC/NupG family nucleoside CNT transporter: MNPLLNLISFLGIFGLCGVAWLGSENKKIVPWKIIGVGVGMQLVIGFFVFTVPITQQFIVFLNDLLNSFIAAAEEGSRFMFGAVLVPPAPTGGAGISPAAQWLVNTLGSSYVPGASPALGGANLNLGYVFAFRALPLIIFFSALVGLLYRLGILPFIISIFAKFFRKIMGISGAEALSGSANIFVGIESAIAVKPFLPEMTRSELCAILTSCFGSIASTVLGLYAGFLLPVFPSITGHLMSASVLTIPACFVISKILVPETGEPVTMGGVPKEEEDPDKPKQSIMDSIILGALDGVKMAVGIAAVLIAIVSLVKLLDSSFAGLASLQTSENAIYALIGNLFENISLNNIFGVLFLPLTFLTGVSLDPSELWQASVLIGQRVLQTSIPPYLQLASLAREGALSDRTLLIVSYVLCGFAHVPSYGIFVGGLANLAPSRRSEIGSLGWKALWGATLATLMTGCIAGIFFFGGDNTAILGR